From a region of the Chlorocebus sabaeus isolate Y175 chromosome 23, mChlSab1.0.hap1, whole genome shotgun sequence genome:
- the SAP30L gene encoding histone deacetylase complex subunit SAP30L: protein MNGFSTEEDSREGPPAAPAAAAAPGYGQSCCLIEDGERCVRPAGNASFSKRVQKSISQKKLKLDIDKSVRHLYICDFHKNFIQSVRNKRKRKTSDDGGDSPEHDTDIPEVDLFQLQVNTLRRYKRHYKLQTRPGFNKAQLAETVSRHFRNIPVNEKETLAYFIYMVKSNKSRLDQKSEGGKQLE, encoded by the exons ATGAACGGCTTCAGCACGGAGGAGGACAGCCGCGAAGGgccccccgccgcccccgccgccgccgccgccccgggCTACGGCCAGAGCTGCTGCCTCATCGAGGACGGCGAGCGCTGCGTCCGGCCCGCGGGCAACGCCTCCTTCAGCAAGAGGGTCCAGAAGAGCATCTCGCAGAAGAAACTCAAGCTGGACATCGACAAGAGC GTAAGGCACCTGTATATCTGTGATTTTCACAAAAATTTCATCCAGAGtgtcagaaataaaaggaagaggaagacaagTGACGATGGCGGAGATTCTCCCGAGCACGACACTGACATTCCTGAG GTTGATCTGTTCCAGCTGCAAGTGAACACCCTAAGACGTTATAAACGACACTACAAGTTGCAGACCAGACCAGGCTTCAATAAGGCCCAGTTAGCAGAA ACTGTGAGTCGACACTTCAGGAACATACCTGTGAATGAAAAAGAGACCCTTGCCTACTTCATCTACATGGTGAAGAGTAACAAGAGTAGACTGGACCAGAAATCGGAGGGTGGCAAGCAGCTTGAGTGA